From Erwinia sp. HDF1-3R, one genomic window encodes:
- a CDS encoding TcfC E-set like domain-containing protein has product MSNNYYICLLILCAMTLFSPYTTTHASPTVAVPKGFESIFNASQTGIFDIYYGDVSLGTISVEYDLQQALLMSPRVLVDQIMAPDNAPMKISYDALLTLLSAPLERLGPGKVAHDKPAVLLNESDSSLRLIFPGNLFSAASPTLKQGYIPHTNNAGFVHAHNLNYLTDSYGDNVSLSSSEVLNLTGNSYIKGAWSYASQINFNVEELALYLEHENIRFKSGRQRLSDNLLSSTPSMTYSFFNPVNFDGISLGRIGDNYINPGYGAASPITVYLQQAGTVEIYRQGRLIDLQQFPEGLHHLDTRSWPSGGYEVRLVSKMVNGVYEEKIQPFYKRNGPFHSGEIEFIVEFGRYDPYKSEISSSLSRECTSCGRQDSPLPLKSHYFANLSLAYTTLSALSAGVGILVDDGRLYGNVSLDVPVNNWLAERFYFDSLYGDDGSHGYQFGWMKNLNLMGMNFSYRKFMFNGDEEDFRRFAIVPAYDFTSMQLGATTVLPWSLGLSVSYGVNTLSQEYNQLSKTNFKNWDINLNRDFPLADRLSLRVDLGYHRGANEFTSRYSFHSVIEDRFYTQFSLSMRERSYNHYQSLNLRTRLTEENDDNTYSASYALNVDNPEFNRGSKYALNASLDHGQRGSTNASVGTVVDNRFGFTSFGASQSISESTYHQQYFSQRSGFAIGNSEIAWGKVESNSALIIDATDLAEDHYFEVRNDNNEPVVVKGGEKTTLSIMPYKKIAPKAEQLFTSGNNAFYDISTKSTSTWALPGQVYHVKLAAIQNLTVTGRLYFAGRPLSYARIVGANALSDEEGFFIGDFQLESRQKLISLTLKKEDQTYSCPLMEEEIKMMQGVMQIREVNCEIE; this is encoded by the coding sequence ATGAGTAATAACTATTATATTTGCCTGCTTATATTGTGCGCAATGACGCTTTTCTCTCCTTATACTACCACCCATGCCTCGCCAACGGTCGCAGTACCGAAGGGATTTGAGAGTATTTTCAATGCCAGTCAGACGGGTATTTTTGACATCTATTATGGCGATGTCTCACTCGGTACCATCAGCGTTGAGTACGATCTTCAACAGGCTCTGCTTATGTCACCTCGCGTACTGGTTGATCAGATTATGGCACCAGATAATGCGCCCATGAAAATTTCATATGATGCACTGCTTACTTTGCTCTCAGCGCCGCTGGAGAGATTAGGGCCCGGTAAAGTTGCTCATGATAAGCCTGCCGTCCTTCTCAATGAATCAGATTCCTCACTTCGACTCATCTTTCCAGGCAATCTGTTTAGCGCAGCCTCACCAACCTTAAAGCAGGGGTATATCCCTCATACAAATAACGCCGGTTTTGTTCATGCCCATAACCTGAATTATCTTACTGACTCTTATGGGGACAATGTCAGTCTAAGCAGCAGCGAAGTGCTGAATCTGACGGGAAATAGCTATATAAAGGGCGCCTGGAGCTACGCCAGCCAAATCAATTTCAATGTAGAAGAGCTTGCACTCTATCTTGAGCACGAAAATATACGCTTTAAGTCAGGTCGTCAGCGACTTAGCGATAACCTGCTCAGCAGTACTCCCTCAATGACCTACAGCTTCTTTAACCCTGTTAACTTTGACGGCATTTCTCTGGGTCGCATAGGTGATAATTACATCAATCCTGGATACGGTGCCGCCTCACCCATTACGGTCTACCTACAGCAGGCCGGAACCGTTGAAATTTATCGTCAGGGAAGACTCATTGATTTACAACAGTTTCCCGAAGGCCTGCATCATCTGGACACGCGTAGCTGGCCAAGCGGAGGCTACGAGGTGCGGTTGGTCTCTAAGATGGTGAATGGCGTATATGAAGAAAAAATTCAGCCCTTTTATAAACGTAATGGTCCTTTCCACTCGGGTGAAATAGAGTTTATTGTTGAGTTTGGTCGATATGACCCCTATAAAAGCGAAATCTCTTCAAGCCTCTCTCGCGAGTGTACGAGCTGCGGCCGTCAGGACTCCCCTCTACCCTTAAAAAGTCATTACTTCGCGAATCTTTCACTGGCTTATACCACCCTGTCTGCATTATCAGCCGGTGTGGGGATCCTTGTCGACGATGGCCGTTTATACGGGAATGTCAGCCTGGATGTCCCGGTGAACAATTGGCTGGCGGAACGCTTCTATTTCGATAGTCTTTATGGCGACGATGGCAGCCATGGCTATCAGTTTGGATGGATGAAAAATCTTAATCTAATGGGCATGAATTTTAGCTACCGAAAGTTCATGTTTAATGGCGATGAGGAAGATTTTCGCCGCTTCGCCATTGTTCCCGCTTACGACTTCACTTCTATGCAATTAGGCGCTACTACCGTCCTTCCCTGGAGCCTGGGCCTGAGCGTCAGTTATGGTGTTAACACGCTGAGTCAAGAATATAATCAACTGAGCAAGACGAACTTCAAGAACTGGGATATTAATCTGAATCGTGATTTTCCTCTGGCAGACAGGCTCAGTCTAAGGGTAGATCTCGGCTATCACCGCGGTGCTAATGAATTCACCAGCCGCTATTCTTTCCACAGCGTCATTGAAGATCGGTTCTATACCCAATTTTCGCTGAGCATGCGTGAACGCAGCTATAATCATTATCAATCTCTCAATTTGCGAACCAGACTCACAGAAGAGAATGATGACAACACTTACAGCGCCAGCTATGCATTAAATGTTGATAATCCTGAATTTAATCGTGGAAGCAAATATGCCCTGAATGCCAGCCTGGATCATGGGCAGCGGGGTAGTACGAATGCCAGCGTAGGTACAGTGGTTGATAACCGCTTCGGGTTTACCTCTTTCGGCGCCTCACAGTCAATCAGTGAGTCGACCTATCATCAGCAATATTTCTCTCAGCGTAGTGGTTTCGCAATCGGTAACAGTGAAATTGCCTGGGGGAAAGTTGAGAGCAACTCAGCACTTATTATTGATGCAACAGATCTGGCAGAAGACCACTATTTTGAAGTCCGAAACGACAATAACGAACCTGTCGTCGTTAAGGGTGGCGAGAAAACTACGCTGAGTATTATGCCATATAAGAAAATTGCGCCTAAGGCCGAGCAGTTGTTTACCTCAGGAAATAATGCTTTTTACGATATCAGTACTAAAAGTACATCAACCTGGGCCCTGCCGGGCCAGGTCTATCATGTCAAACTCGCGGCCATACAAAACCTTACCGTCACGGGCCGTCTCTATTTTGCAGGCCGTCCTTTAAGCTACGCCCGAATAGTGGGGGCGAATGCTTTATCGGATGAGGAAGGGTTTTTTATCGGAGATTTTCAGCTCGAAAGCCGACAAAAACTGATTTCTCTGACCTTGAAAAAAGAGGATCAAACGTATAGCTGTCCACTTATGGAAGAGGAAATAAAAATGATGCAGGGCGTAATGCAAATTCGTGAGGTTAATTGTGAAATTGAATAA
- a CDS encoding pilus assembly protein gives MSVSEKLLKPVRRLCQEREGAFAVSFVLLGGFLFSLAALGLEGSRYITERARLSDAMEQAALALTAENNGKGAERNYTLTSDYLRAYMRHDKAVFRPEIQFSSGKSNGLSYVEYRVSAKTLQDSWLHSSLFSSFDKEVVIGDNGAARKFFSSVDVMFVTDFSNSMNAPFTYGNSKLTELKRIVIKLVTELYSYDVGNKAGFLPFDWGSRVGNQCDLPFVTHYRVSPWLLQRGATRELEYAINYSATVAAIPHPVNYIWIPLSHVATDVCLSRSHSWRVPLTSDIAEIRRIREMTATGNTLISSGVLLGTTALAAGKGTRKLLIILSDGNDHPGQIKITQKLMSAGMCERIRQALTTEESVGKIAFVGIGYNPTVDWKSCVGDKNFYHSYSVEQLEDSLRRAIFEEVGHNTTKN, from the coding sequence ATGTCTGTGTCTGAAAAGCTGCTGAAACCTGTCAGAAGACTTTGCCAGGAACGCGAAGGGGCTTTTGCCGTTAGTTTTGTCCTGCTTGGCGGCTTCTTGTTTAGCCTGGCAGCATTGGGTCTTGAAGGTTCACGCTATATAACAGAGCGTGCCCGACTTTCTGATGCGATGGAGCAGGCCGCGCTCGCGCTGACAGCTGAAAATAATGGTAAGGGAGCTGAAAGAAATTACACGCTTACAAGCGATTATCTTCGGGCTTATATGCGCCATGATAAAGCAGTATTTCGGCCTGAAATACAGTTTTCATCAGGAAAAAGTAATGGCCTTTCCTACGTTGAGTATCGCGTCAGCGCTAAGACCTTGCAAGACTCGTGGCTACACTCATCGCTTTTCTCCAGCTTTGATAAAGAAGTGGTCATTGGGGATAACGGTGCAGCAAGGAAATTCTTCTCCAGTGTAGATGTGATGTTCGTAACAGATTTCTCTAACTCAATGAATGCCCCCTTCACCTATGGCAATAGTAAATTAACCGAACTAAAGCGTATCGTAATAAAGCTTGTGACAGAACTTTATAGTTATGACGTAGGGAATAAAGCGGGCTTCCTGCCCTTTGACTGGGGCTCACGAGTAGGTAACCAATGCGATCTGCCCTTCGTAACCCACTATCGTGTATCGCCATGGTTACTTCAGCGGGGTGCCACGCGAGAACTTGAATATGCTATTAACTATTCTGCGACCGTTGCCGCAATTCCTCATCCCGTTAATTATATCTGGATACCGCTAAGCCATGTTGCTACGGACGTTTGCCTTTCAAGAAGCCATAGCTGGAGAGTGCCGTTGACGTCTGACATAGCTGAAATCAGGAGGATCCGGGAAATGACGGCAACGGGTAATACCCTGATCAGTAGTGGAGTACTTCTGGGAACCACTGCCCTGGCTGCCGGGAAGGGTACACGCAAGCTGCTCATCATCCTCTCCGATGGTAATGACCATCCTGGCCAAATAAAGATAACGCAAAAGTTGATGTCTGCCGGAATGTGCGAACGTATTCGTCAGGCGCTGACAACTGAAGAGTCAGTGGGGAAAATTGCCTTTGTGGGTATTGGCTATAATCCGACCGTGGACTGGAAAAGCTGCGTGGGAGACAAGAACTTTTATCACTCTTATTCTGTAGAACAACTGGAGGATAGCCTGCGACGTGCGATATTCGAGGAGGTGGGTCACAACACGACTAAAAATTAG
- the tadF gene encoding tight adherence pilus pseudopilin TadF gives MNALNLRNLCTDHRGSVAVEFVLISMVLLIFLMFLTDLVIRQATIGKLDRTSYSVAGVLRERIQLFDGREKLQQQDVNEAAKLAGRMLSDMHSGADLRGLQLRVEEVHFVDPIGLNDTRKQVKLYNSWTAGSGRGQCHPAESLDKQLQLAPRGSYGRWVPLYQVTVCLPAASWYTRLTSSEEKPLLSSFAIVMLR, from the coding sequence ATGAACGCTCTGAATTTACGTAATTTATGTACTGACCACCGTGGCTCTGTCGCTGTCGAATTCGTGCTGATCTCAATGGTGCTCCTCATCTTTCTGATGTTTCTGACCGATCTGGTGATCCGCCAGGCGACCATCGGCAAGCTTGATCGTACGTCCTACTCTGTAGCAGGCGTACTGCGCGAACGCATTCAATTATTCGATGGGCGTGAAAAGCTCCAGCAACAGGATGTTAATGAGGCGGCAAAACTGGCTGGCCGTATGTTAAGTGATATGCATAGCGGTGCTGACTTAAGAGGGCTTCAGCTGAGGGTAGAAGAAGTCCATTTTGTGGATCCCATCGGACTTAATGATACGCGTAAGCAGGTCAAACTTTATAACAGCTGGACTGCAGGATCCGGCAGGGGGCAGTGTCACCCGGCGGAAAGTCTTGATAAGCAGTTACAGCTGGCGCCGCGCGGGAGTTATGGTCGCTGGGTGCCACTCTATCAGGTCACCGTTTGCCTGCCTGCCGCCAGTTGGTATACGCGTCTGACATCCAGCGAAGAAAAGCCTTTGTTATCCTCCTTTGCCATTGTGATGCTGCGATAG
- a CDS encoding TadE family protein encodes MRKFLSLLNNRSGSATIEFALTVCAFFFLVFFIAETARLSYISSVLDLAVSEAAKEAKNAPVNKLVGNYRSRFEKRLLTQGGVLWGFLTRENAVEISIGYAASITDMVNTGGGDSYRKRPIARYQLKYRYKPMFFPFPSYWVSHVLNREVIFVQEYERSEFT; translated from the coding sequence ATGCGCAAATTTTTAAGCCTGTTAAACAACCGGTCAGGCTCTGCAACCATCGAATTCGCGCTGACCGTGTGCGCCTTTTTTTTCCTGGTGTTCTTTATTGCTGAAACTGCACGACTTTCTTATATCTCATCAGTACTTGATTTGGCCGTGTCTGAAGCGGCTAAAGAGGCCAAAAACGCCCCTGTTAATAAGCTGGTGGGGAACTACCGCTCTCGCTTTGAAAAACGCCTTCTGACACAGGGGGGCGTGCTGTGGGGATTTCTGACGCGTGAAAATGCCGTTGAAATCAGCATAGGTTATGCAGCCAGCATTACCGATATGGTCAACACCGGCGGCGGTGACAGTTATCGAAAACGCCCCATTGCACGTTATCAGCTCAAATATCGCTATAAACCTATGTTTTTTCCTTTTCCCAGCTATTGGGTAAGTCATGTATTAAATCGGGAGGTGATCTTTGTTCAGGAATATGAACGCTCTGAATTTACGTAA
- a CDS encoding tight adherance operon protein yields the protein MLFFKKITLFISVILLIGCVSPKPVSTTEANYQEDILLRVKNYSGLINLYRSWLKKKDDPETRIKLARYYYLAGDYKTSLYTLQPLINKPSQPLYQLQAQNMIALGDFAQAIRVTDKMILRDKNNAEAWNLRGVAQALSGKLSEGKQSVEQARTLFIADDVALNNLAMVAILDRRYQDAVGLLLPQYLRGRKDERILRNLVLSLVKVGDFRYARDVIRNENLSQHPDELISALKQITTTGRSMG from the coding sequence ATGCTGTTTTTTAAGAAAATTACATTATTCATCTCTGTCATCCTGCTTATTGGCTGTGTATCTCCAAAACCTGTCAGTACAACCGAAGCGAACTATCAGGAAGATATTTTGTTGCGGGTAAAAAATTATAGTGGGTTAATTAACCTTTACCGGAGCTGGCTGAAGAAAAAGGACGATCCTGAAACACGTATTAAACTGGCTCGCTACTACTATCTTGCCGGTGACTATAAGACCTCGCTCTATACCCTACAACCACTGATCAATAAGCCCAGTCAGCCCCTGTATCAGTTGCAGGCTCAGAACATGATTGCCCTGGGGGATTTCGCTCAGGCTATTCGCGTTACCGACAAGATGATACTGCGTGACAAGAACAACGCCGAAGCGTGGAATTTGCGTGGCGTGGCGCAGGCGCTAAGCGGGAAACTTAGCGAAGGTAAACAGTCAGTCGAGCAGGCACGTACGCTCTTTATTGCTGATGACGTAGCATTAAACAATCTGGCGATGGTGGCAATTCTGGACCGCCGCTATCAGGATGCTGTCGGTCTGCTCCTGCCGCAATATCTGCGGGGTCGTAAGGACGAACGAATCCTGCGTAATCTGGTGCTGTCACTGGTGAAAGTGGGTGACTTCCGCTACGCGCGCGATGTTATCCGCAACGAGAATCTGTCACAACACCCCGATGAACTGATTTCGGCTCTGAAGCAGATTACCACTACCGGTCGGAGTATGGGGTAA
- a CDS encoding type II secretion system F family protein, translated as MNTPVYLLILILGMTTLVISSRRIARLKKTTRAIDNKPLIIKKSHSGSLDLQSILIANSPWLSMLQRLDQSPASKLKILASIGAVVLLINMLGITSFTMKDIAMQMVLLLVVIIVTPALLQKPALSTRRKLMTDALPYLIDLLAVCVQAGMTVEHAIKFIARHSDNIDPNLTSLMEQLTKHAEVSGLEEALMDLYRSVDLTEMRMFCSSLQQSVHYGTSLYDNLIELSRDMREMQLLRSEEQIGKLSARMSVPLILFIMFPIIVLIAAPGILRIFKNAVF; from the coding sequence GTGAACACCCCTGTTTATCTGCTGATATTGATACTGGGTATGACCACCCTGGTGATATCCAGCCGACGAATAGCCCGGCTAAAAAAAACCACACGGGCGATTGATAATAAACCCCTTATTATTAAAAAGTCTCATAGCGGGTCCCTTGACCTGCAAAGCATTCTTATCGCGAACAGCCCCTGGCTCAGCATGCTACAAAGGCTGGATCAAAGCCCGGCCAGTAAGCTAAAGATTCTGGCGAGCATTGGCGCAGTAGTTTTGCTGATAAATATGCTGGGGATCACCAGCTTTACAATGAAAGATATCGCCATGCAGATGGTGCTCTTACTGGTTGTGATTATTGTTACGCCTGCGCTACTGCAAAAGCCAGCTCTTTCAACACGCCGAAAATTAATGACCGATGCCCTGCCCTATTTAATCGATCTGCTGGCAGTTTGCGTCCAGGCCGGAATGACGGTAGAGCACGCCATTAAATTTATTGCCCGTCACAGTGACAATATTGACCCCAATCTTACCAGCCTGATGGAGCAGCTCACCAAACATGCGGAGGTCAGTGGACTGGAGGAAGCGCTGATGGATCTTTACCGTTCGGTGGATCTCACCGAAATGCGGATGTTCTGTTCCTCCTTACAGCAGAGCGTACATTACGGAACTTCACTTTACGACAACCTGATTGAGCTTTCTCGCGATATGCGTGAGATGCAGCTACTTAGATCTGAAGAGCAGATCGGCAAACTCTCCGCACGCATGAGTGTTCCCCTCATATTGTTCATCATGTTCCCAATCATTGTTCTGATTGCCGCTCCGGGTATTTTAAGGATTTTCAAAAATGCTGTTTTTTAA
- a CDS encoding type II secretion system F family protein has protein sequence MAYLIIIIGIAILFINHLNWNRLRNTALKKRQDAIHLPLLHYLLACWGEWRHFALGDRTLKGAKGLLVALGLLAGLIVVNGNWFGFSLPGLLIVSLPVMVIAQISIGRTLQRRYFETNFPEVLSAINASVSAGNSIHQALHRCGSSIGGPLGKTFQHIDRRLNLGEEPERVLADACREYHYREFYFFAAVIIISLQHGAQLRMLIGRLNRIVTSSRTMSRRKMAMTSEARASAKIVAAIPILFFCGMKYFSPENFDFIINDPTGRIILYYVLASEAIGMTIIWLLLRKAL, from the coding sequence ATGGCTTATCTGATTATCATCATCGGTATCGCAATTCTGTTTATAAACCACCTCAACTGGAACAGGTTGCGTAATACCGCGCTAAAAAAACGCCAGGACGCTATCCATTTGCCGCTGCTGCATTATCTGCTGGCGTGTTGGGGGGAGTGGCGGCATTTTGCCCTGGGAGATCGCACCCTGAAAGGGGCGAAGGGGTTACTGGTTGCTCTCGGTCTGCTTGCGGGGTTAATTGTCGTTAATGGTAACTGGTTTGGATTTAGCCTGCCCGGGTTACTGATAGTGAGCCTGCCCGTAATGGTTATTGCACAAATTAGCATTGGCAGGACATTACAGCGACGCTACTTTGAGACTAACTTCCCAGAAGTCCTGTCGGCGATTAATGCCTCTGTCTCCGCCGGGAACAGTATTCACCAGGCGCTGCATCGCTGTGGAAGCAGTATCGGAGGCCCACTGGGCAAAACCTTTCAGCACATTGATCGACGCCTTAATCTGGGCGAAGAGCCCGAAAGAGTGCTGGCCGATGCCTGCCGGGAGTACCACTATCGCGAATTCTACTTTTTTGCCGCCGTCATCATTATCAGCCTGCAGCACGGCGCGCAATTACGCATGTTGATCGGCCGGCTGAACCGAATCGTCACCAGCAGCAGAACCATGTCACGACGTAAAATGGCAATGACGTCAGAAGCCCGTGCCTCCGCCAAAATTGTTGCCGCCATACCTATACTTTTCTTCTGTGGCATGAAGTATTTCAGCCCGGAAAACTTCGACTTTATCATTAACGATCCGACTGGCCGAATCATCCTCTATTACGTACTTGCCAGCGAAGCCATCGGCATGACGATTATCTGGCTATTGCTAAGGAAAGCATTGTGA
- a CDS encoding CpaF family protein, with product MNISQELQETLREGVLENIDVNKVESLVQDRTLLLGEMNRILERVISSKNIYLDHQAQLYMAELMADEIVGLGPLRALLEDDDISDILVNGPNQIYIERKGKLELAPTRFINNQQLTDIAKRLVQKVGRRLDEGRPLVDARLMDGSRLNVAIQPIALDGTSISIRKFSKGNIELADLIRFDAMSSQMANFMIIATRCRANIIISGGTGSGKTTLLNALSKYIDPSERIITMEDAAELRLMQPHVLRMETRLAGLENTGQVNMRALLVNSLRMRPDRIIVGECRGEETFEMLQAMNTGHDGSMSTLHANTPRDAISRLENMVMMAGMNIPMESIRRNIVSAINLVIQVSRLNDGSRKIMNISEVMGIEGDRVILQDIFSYTPHHERRADGKISGDFVNHGLLMRSAVMRNATMFDLSAELKQIFGLE from the coding sequence ATGAATATCAGCCAGGAACTACAGGAAACCCTCCGGGAAGGGGTTCTGGAAAATATTGATGTTAATAAGGTTGAGAGTCTGGTGCAGGACCGTACGTTGCTACTCGGTGAAATGAACCGCATCCTGGAACGGGTCATTAGCAGTAAAAATATCTATCTCGACCACCAGGCTCAGCTGTATATGGCAGAACTGATGGCAGATGAGATCGTGGGTTTGGGTCCTCTGCGGGCGCTTTTAGAAGATGACGATATCAGCGATATTTTAGTCAACGGCCCAAACCAGATCTACATCGAACGTAAAGGCAAACTTGAGCTGGCTCCGACTCGCTTTATCAATAATCAGCAGTTAACTGATATCGCCAAACGACTGGTACAGAAAGTGGGAAGGCGGCTTGACGAGGGGCGCCCTTTAGTGGATGCAAGACTGATGGATGGAAGCCGTCTTAATGTCGCTATTCAACCTATTGCCCTGGACGGGACTTCCATCTCAATTCGTAAATTTAGCAAAGGCAACATTGAACTGGCGGATTTGATTCGCTTTGACGCGATGAGCAGCCAGATGGCTAATTTTATGATTATTGCCACCCGGTGTCGGGCAAATATCATTATCTCCGGGGGAACAGGTTCAGGAAAGACCACGCTCCTGAATGCATTATCAAAGTATATCGATCCCAGCGAACGCATTATTACTATGGAAGATGCCGCTGAATTGAGGTTAATGCAGCCACACGTCCTGCGTATGGAGACGCGCCTTGCGGGTCTGGAAAATACCGGGCAGGTCAATATGCGAGCTTTACTGGTGAACTCATTAAGGATGCGTCCCGATCGCATCATCGTAGGTGAGTGTCGCGGTGAGGAAACATTTGAAATGTTGCAGGCGATGAACACAGGTCACGATGGTTCGATGTCTACGCTGCACGCCAACACCCCACGAGACGCAATTTCACGTCTTGAAAACATGGTAATGATGGCAGGCATGAACATTCCTATGGAGTCGATCCGACGCAATATTGTTTCAGCCATTAACCTGGTGATACAGGTTTCACGCCTTAACGACGGCTCACGAAAAATCATGAACATCAGTGAAGTGATGGGTATTGAAGGTGACCGCGTGATTTTACAGGACATCTTCAGCTATACGCCCCATCACGAGCGGCGAGCAGACGGCAAAATCAGCGGCGATTTTGTCAATCATGGCCTGCTGATGCGATCGGCGGTGATGCGAAATGCGACGATGTTTGATCTCAGTGCCGAGCTTAAACAGATTTTCGGGCTGGAATAA
- a CDS encoding tight adherance operon protein, whose protein sequence is MLLFPQKEGKSAGEEKPFYVLSPQSERCTQLAQLLRLTGFQQVESVDKMLGDIRHVSIPENACGVIVDIAAESDYERLIRLLLAIIPRSVWCCVVGDSDSISLAQSFADQGIHYFHFTLQREALTQAIISKSTPHIVRNASTISILGCKGGVGNTTLAWQLANRVVQFRQMSTLLIQGTAASQDLDLIADKKLLKDVVTHSRNLDIMAATESALPDLTQEIFRKYNFVLFEQAINTASKETLRQIIEQSACIVLILDRSMISIRVVNQLTEIIEAMNRARKLSRRLILCLNDSRPVTEDMLNKEDIASLLGRGIDIVIPYKKQLFSLFTGRHSQPVDRLALQILGEEPQKGRSFFSRLHQKGQYDK, encoded by the coding sequence ATGCTGTTATTTCCACAAAAGGAAGGTAAGTCCGCGGGCGAGGAAAAACCGTTTTATGTCCTGTCCCCTCAGTCTGAAAGGTGTACTCAACTGGCCCAGCTGCTACGCCTGACGGGCTTTCAGCAGGTAGAAAGTGTGGACAAGATGCTCGGTGATATTCGCCATGTCTCGATACCCGAAAATGCCTGTGGCGTAATCGTTGATATTGCTGCTGAAAGCGATTATGAGAGGCTGATCCGCTTACTTCTGGCCATTATCCCTCGTAGCGTATGGTGCTGTGTCGTGGGCGATAGTGACTCGATTTCGCTGGCGCAGTCCTTTGCTGACCAGGGCATTCACTATTTTCACTTCACTTTACAACGTGAAGCGCTGACTCAGGCGATCATAAGTAAGTCAACACCCCATATTGTTCGCAACGCCAGCACTATAAGTATCCTGGGCTGCAAAGGGGGGGTTGGTAATACGACCCTGGCATGGCAGCTGGCCAACCGCGTGGTTCAATTTCGCCAGATGTCCACACTGCTGATTCAGGGTACTGCTGCATCTCAGGATCTGGATTTAATCGCGGATAAAAAGCTGTTAAAGGACGTGGTCACGCACAGCAGGAATCTCGACATCATGGCCGCTACAGAATCGGCCTTGCCCGATCTGACTCAGGAAATCTTCCGCAAATATAACTTCGTACTCTTTGAGCAGGCTATCAACACGGCGAGTAAAGAGACGCTGCGTCAGATTATTGAACAGTCCGCCTGCATAGTGTTGATTCTCGATCGATCTATGATCTCAATTCGCGTTGTTAATCAGCTAACTGAAATTATTGAGGCGATGAACCGTGCAAGGAAGCTTTCACGCCGACTTATTCTGTGTCTTAACGACAGCCGCCCCGTGACGGAAGACATGCTCAATAAGGAAGACATTGCGTCACTGCTGGGCAGAGGTATCGACATCGTTATCCCCTACAAAAAACAGCTTTTTTCCCTATTCACCGGGCGTCATTCCCAGCCGGTCGACCGCCTCGCACTTCAGATTCTGGGAGAAGAACCGCAAAAGGGGCGTTCATTTTTCAGTCGTCTACATCAGAAAGGACAATACGATAAATGA